In one Spirosoma rigui genomic region, the following are encoded:
- a CDS encoding glycoside hydrolase family 32 protein: protein MRQSFLPITLLALMSHFANGQAAQKPDFYRPQYHFSPAKNWTNDPNGLLYHNGEYHIFYQYNPFANVWGHMSWGHAVSKDLLRWEHLPVAIPEFTHPDGKTMTSIFSGSAVIDKDNTSGLCPAGTKDCMVAIYTGNVTQGDKQLAQYQNVASSSDNGRTWKQYDKNPVLDLNSKEFRDPNVFWYAPQKKWVMSAVKATEHRVAFFESKDLKNWTLLSHFGQQGDTTKVWECPALMPVPIQNEPGKTKWVLFISAGHPQKDYVGMQYFVGDFDGKNFKLDPANPRPIAPAVSNVVDWGKDYYAAIQFNDLPAGQTGPLMVGWLNNWAYGNELPTTPFKGAMSLPRQISLKRTAAGLQLMQQPIATVAGLRTVNTTKPSMKVSSNSIVVEKAIDNTYELTVDIKPGTAKTVGVKLAKNGDEETVIQYVNGKLQFDRRKSGDTSFSKKFASVEETPLALQNGVIKLRIFVDKSVVEVFANEGERVITDLIFPTQPAGSIEFFAEGGSAEFSNVRVSPIKAVVPQ from the coding sequence ATGCGACAATCATTTCTTCCGATTACCCTACTGGCGCTGATGAGCCATTTCGCCAATGGACAGGCGGCACAAAAGCCAGATTTTTACCGGCCTCAGTACCATTTCAGCCCGGCCAAAAACTGGACCAACGACCCGAACGGGCTGCTCTACCACAACGGTGAGTACCATATTTTCTACCAGTATAACCCCTTCGCCAACGTGTGGGGCCACATGAGCTGGGGACATGCCGTGAGCAAAGACCTGCTGCGGTGGGAACATCTGCCGGTGGCTATTCCTGAGTTTACCCACCCCGACGGAAAGACAATGACGTCTATTTTTTCGGGCAGCGCCGTCATCGACAAAGACAATACCAGTGGCTTGTGCCCCGCCGGTACCAAAGATTGCATGGTGGCGATCTATACCGGTAACGTCACCCAGGGTGATAAACAGTTGGCGCAGTACCAGAACGTAGCGTCCAGCAGCGACAACGGCCGAACCTGGAAACAATACGATAAGAACCCGGTGCTGGACCTGAACAGCAAGGAGTTTCGCGACCCGAACGTGTTCTGGTACGCTCCTCAGAAAAAATGGGTTATGTCGGCCGTAAAGGCAACGGAACACCGGGTGGCTTTCTTCGAGTCGAAAGACCTCAAGAACTGGACGTTGCTGAGTCATTTCGGGCAGCAGGGCGACACAACGAAGGTGTGGGAGTGCCCGGCGCTGATGCCCGTTCCTATCCAGAACGAGCCCGGCAAGACCAAATGGGTGCTGTTTATTTCGGCGGGCCACCCGCAGAAGGACTACGTAGGGATGCAGTATTTCGTGGGCGATTTCGACGGAAAGAACTTTAAACTCGATCCTGCCAATCCCAGGCCCATTGCGCCGGCGGTGAGCAACGTCGTGGATTGGGGGAAGGACTACTATGCGGCCATTCAGTTCAATGACCTGCCCGCCGGACAAACGGGTCCCCTGATGGTGGGCTGGCTCAACAACTGGGCCTACGGCAATGAACTACCCACAACGCCGTTCAAAGGAGCCATGTCGCTGCCCCGGCAGATCAGCCTGAAACGGACTGCAGCGGGGCTTCAGCTCATGCAACAGCCCATCGCTACAGTGGCCGGTCTGCGAACGGTGAACACCACGAAACCCTCGATGAAGGTGAGCAGCAATAGCATCGTAGTGGAAAAAGCCATCGATAATACCTACGAACTGACGGTCGATATTAAACCCGGCACCGCCAAAACGGTGGGGGTGAAGCTGGCTAAAAACGGCGATGAAGAAACGGTAATCCAGTACGTGAACGGTAAGCTCCAGTTCGACCGGCGCAAATCGGGCGACACCTCGTTCAGCAAGAAGTTTGCCTCGGTGGAAGAAACCCCACTGGCGTTGCAGAACGGCGTGATCAAACTCCGGATCTTCGTCGATAAATCGGTGGTGGAGGTATTCGCCAACGAGGGCGAACGTGTCATCACCGACCTGATCTTCCCAACCCAGCCGGCGGGTAGCATCGAGTTCTTCGCCGAAGGCGGCAGCGCCGAGTTCAGCAACGTACGGGTATCGCCGATCAAGGCTGTTGTCCCGCAGTAG
- a CDS encoding RagB/SusD family nutrient uptake outer membrane protein — MKTNILVSTLLVAGAGLFSSCSDFLEYQPQGTLSSDNIKSASNADALVTAAYASVGNGEMIGPIASMWVYGSVRSDDAYKGGGGVADLEDINFYEQYNLTQPQQGGGFYHPYTWENYYKSISRANVGLRSIDALSETDFPLKKTRLAELRFLRAHAHFMLKMLFKNIPYVDETLSNDEILTVSNRALTNDQLWDKIAADFQYAVDNLPVTQTQVGRANKLSAAAYLAKLRLYQAYEQDDNNRVTGINKTKLQEVVKLTEMVISSGRYKLQPDFAENFLPEFDNGVESVFSVQYSINDGTTVGRLNFETGLNYPHGAPQYGCCGFHQPSQNLANAFGTDANGLPKFDTFNDGVIDFKTATVDPRVDHTIGIDGHPYKYNAALPFSNSWVRDPGVYGFFQSMKEQQLATSSTYKKQGPFIGTSKNIDIIRYADVLLFQAEAYIELGQQASALPLINAIRARAAASTGRTKKADGSNPSNYLIRPYSAASWTQDYARKALQFERRLEFATESPRFFDLVRWGIAEPTLNAYLAKEKTRRSFLSGAKFTAGRDEYLPIPQREINFTKGLYKQNPGF, encoded by the coding sequence ATGAAAACCAACATTCTAGTTTCGACGCTACTGGTGGCGGGTGCCGGTCTGTTCTCGTCCTGTAGCGACTTCCTGGAGTACCAGCCCCAGGGTACCCTGTCGTCCGATAATATCAAAAGCGCCAGCAATGCCGATGCGCTCGTAACGGCCGCCTATGCATCGGTTGGCAACGGCGAAATGATTGGGCCCATTGCCAGTATGTGGGTCTACGGCAGCGTCCGGTCCGACGACGCCTACAAGGGGGGCGGTGGAGTTGCCGATCTGGAAGATATCAACTTCTACGAGCAGTATAACCTGACGCAGCCCCAGCAGGGGGGCGGTTTTTATCACCCCTATACCTGGGAGAATTATTATAAGTCTATTTCCCGGGCCAACGTGGGGCTGCGGTCGATCGACGCGCTCTCCGAAACCGATTTTCCGTTGAAGAAGACCCGGCTGGCTGAACTGCGGTTTCTGCGGGCCCATGCGCATTTCATGCTCAAGATGCTTTTCAAAAATATTCCGTATGTCGACGAGACGCTGTCGAACGACGAGATTCTGACGGTGTCGAACCGGGCATTGACCAACGATCAGCTGTGGGATAAGATCGCAGCCGATTTCCAGTATGCCGTAGATAACCTGCCCGTCACCCAGACGCAGGTAGGGCGGGCCAACAAGCTGTCGGCGGCTGCGTACCTGGCCAAGCTGCGGCTGTACCAGGCCTACGAGCAGGACGATAACAACCGGGTTACGGGTATCAACAAGACGAAGCTACAGGAAGTGGTCAAGCTGACGGAGATGGTGATCAGTTCGGGCCGGTACAAGCTGCAACCCGATTTTGCCGAGAACTTCCTGCCCGAATTCGACAACGGCGTGGAGTCGGTGTTCTCGGTGCAGTACTCGATCAACGACGGCACAACCGTCGGCCGGCTTAACTTCGAAACGGGGCTGAATTACCCGCACGGAGCGCCCCAGTACGGGTGCTGTGGCTTCCACCAACCCAGCCAGAACCTGGCCAATGCCTTCGGTACGGACGCCAATGGTCTGCCTAAATTCGATACCTTCAACGACGGCGTGATCGACTTTAAAACTGCCACGGTCGATCCGCGTGTCGACCACACGATTGGTATCGACGGGCATCCGTACAAGTACAATGCAGCTCTGCCATTCAGCAACAGCTGGGTGCGCGATCCGGGCGTGTACGGCTTCTTCCAGTCGATGAAAGAACAGCAGCTGGCCACCAGTTCGACCTATAAAAAGCAGGGACCCTTCATCGGTACGTCGAAGAATATAGACATCATCCGTTACGCCGACGTACTGCTTTTTCAGGCTGAAGCATACATTGAACTGGGCCAGCAAGCGTCGGCGCTACCGCTGATCAACGCCATCCGGGCCCGGGCGGCTGCCAGCACCGGACGTACCAAAAAGGCGGATGGGTCCAATCCATCCAACTACCTCATCAGACCCTATTCGGCGGCCAGCTGGACGCAGGACTATGCCCGCAAGGCCCTTCAGTTCGAGCGCCGGCTGGAGTTTGCCACCGAGAGCCCGCGCTTCTTTGACCTCGTGCGCTGGGGCATTGCGGAGCCGACGCTGAACGCGTATCTGGCGAAGGAGAAAACCCGGCGGTCGTTCCTGAGCGGAGCGAAGTTTACGGCCGGCCGGGACGAGTACCTGCCCATTCCGCAGCGCGAGATCAATTTCACCAAAGGACTCTATAAGCAGAACCCCGGTTTTTAA